From the Paeniglutamicibacter kerguelensis genome, the window ATCCCGCGGCATCATCGTATCCACGTTCTTCCAGTCCTACAACCAGGGCGTCGAGGCCTACGGTGAAAAGGGCATGGCCAAGCTCTGGGGCGCCGCAAACATCCGGGTGGCCGGCTCGGGCCTGTCAGACGACAAGTTCCTCCCGTTCCTCTCCCAACTCATTGGCGAACGCGACGTACTCAAACGCTCGTCGAGCAGCGGGAAGCACGGCAGGTCTGTGTCCACCAACCTGCAGCGCGAACGCATCATGGACGTGGCAGACCTTGCGGCACTGCCGCGCGGCCGGGCCATCCTGACCAGCTCGGGCATGCCCGCCGGCCTCATCGAGCTGGAGCACTTCTCTCAAAAGCCCTATGCCCAGGACGTGCTGCAGTCCCAGAACTACTACGAAGGCGTCGCGGCCAGGGACGGTGCCGGCCCAAAAACCCTCTAACCCGGGGACCAGCGAAGGGTGAAGTGGAAGCATGCTTCGATCGCGATTCAAAACCGTCTCCGGAATCCGTGAGCGGCACATATAACAGCCACTCATAAGGGCTGCTTCCTCCGTTCCCGCATGAGTGCGGCATGGATCCGCGTCTCAACAACGTCCAGGCGTTCCGTTCTTTCCATTCCCTGAAGCCACTGAGCGCGTTCACTGACATCCCAGCCGGCCTCCGCAGGCGTGAGCAATTGGGCGACAACCCATGCCGATGTCTTCGGGAGACCCGTGTATTGCGCAGCCAAGAGCGCGAGATCCAAACGCAGAGGACCACCGAGCATTTTTGACAGCCCCGGATCGCTGATGGGCCCAGCGATTTGCAGGTATTTGCGCAGACTTCCCTCGGGATCAATGCTGTCGATCCACTGCCTACTGGTTTCCCCGAAATGAGTCGGACCCAGGGACTGTTCCATCAGTGATTCACCGAATTCAAGCGCGGCGCACGCACGCAGCAGATGCTCCCACTGGATGAAGGCGCCGATTTCCCGGGGATCCGGCCGGGACGGTTCAAGGTATTGGTACTCCGTGAAGTACCGTAGCTGCTCAAGCGGGTGGAGGTTGAGCACACGGGAGATCTTGATGATCGTTTCCTCCGAAACCCGATCACCCACGAGCTGCTGGCGGAGGCGAACCCTCGAGAAACCCGCTTCCCGGGAAAGCACTGTCAGCCCGACCCCGGGCGCGACGGATGTCAGCCAGCGCCCAACCTCGTCCTGAGTCAAAGCCACAGCGACGTCGAATCATCAAGGGGCCCCGTCGGGTCCAGCCGATCTCGGTTGAAAGCGACGGGACGGAACAAGAACCCCGGTAGCCGGCACGCTCTCTTGCGGTCCCGACCAGCCGTGACGGCGATCTGGACTTTATGCGACCTCGCTGAAGCCATCATGAGCAGATGCTACAGTTCCTTCCCCACCCCGCAAAGGCATCCGGGGCACGGCATCTCCCGGAACCTTGCCCATTCCGCTTCGCGGTGTGCGATAAGACCAGTTGGCCAAGCTAGTTCTTCGCCTGGGGAAGTTGCCGGCCGGTGCCGCCGTCGTTGCCCATGGCTCCGGCAGTTGCGGGTTCGTGGTCGCACCAAAGGCATGGAACGGGCCCTCGGGACCGGTGAGCCGGTCCATCATCGGATAGAAGTAACCGCGGTAAAAGACGAGGATCGCCTGGGGTCCGTCCAACCGCATCTGTTCCCACATCAACCACAGTGCCTGGACCAGAGTGACGGCCTCGGGGTAGTCGAACCAGTTGGGCGCCCATTTGCGGGCGTCATCGAGCTTGCGCAAGTAGTGTGGCAGGGCCAGCTTCCGTAGCCAGTGTTCGCAGTTACGGTACACGAACGTCCAGGCCTCGGCTGTTTCCTCTGGCCCTACGCGGCCGTCCCACGATGATGATTACCTTAAATTCGCCCACAACTTCTAGGTCCTCCTAATCGATATTGATTAGGAGGACCTAGAAAATGGCGAATCGTTTCTCATGGCCATCACACGGACACAGGCCAGGGATACGTTGAGTGCCCTCATCGAACTTTCACGGGAAGTCCTTGGCTACCGCCCACCACCTGAGAAGTTACGCCCATGCGGTTCTTAGAGCGCAAGATGCAGCATAGGAATTAGCGAGCGCCGAAGGTTCGCATAAACCCTTGGCGCTCGCTATGGATTTAGTCTTGAAGCACACCGTCAACCCGTCGGGGCAGGCCCCATGGGTTGGCATCCTGCAGTGCTTCCGGCAACAGGTCTGCCGGAATGTTTTGGTAACTCACCGGTCGCTGAAAACGGTAGATGGCGAGCGACCCGACCGAGGTCGTTCGTGAGTCGGAGGTGGCCGGGAATGGCCCGCCGTGGACCATCGAATCGTTGACTTCCACGCCGGTGGGCCATCCGTTGAAGAGAATCCGCCCGACCTTGCGCTCCAGAACCGGCAGGATCGTCCCGGCTCCCGAGCAATCCTGTTCCCCTGCATGCACGGTTGCCGTCAGCTGGCCTTGGAGACTCTCCAACGCGGAGGCCAAGTCTTCTTCGTCCTGGTACTGCACTATCAGGGCCGCAGAGCCGAAGATTTCCTCCTGCAGATCCGGGGTGCTCCGGAAGACCTGGGTGTCGGATAAGAACAGCGTGGGAGCCGGGGCGTTCCGGCCAACTATTTCCTGGCCCTCGGAGACGGCAGTGACACCTTCGGTTTTCACAAGCCGATGTACACCTTGCCGATATGAATCACAGATGCCAGCCGTCAGCATGGTCTGCCCATCGGCTGCAGCGAGCGCTCTGCCCGCTGCAGCAACAAAACCGTCATCGTTTGCGGGGACAAAGACCAGCCCGGGATTGGTGCAGAATTGGCCCGACCCCATGGTCAGGGACGCGACGAAACCTGCAGCAAGGTCCTGCGTTGCACTGCCGAGGGCACTTGGGAATATGACCACGGGGTTGATGCTGGACATTTCCGCGTAGACGGGAATCGGTTCCGGGCGTGCTGCCGCCGTCTTCATGAGGGCGACTCCGGCACCGCGGGATCCGGTGAATCCCACGGCCTTGATTCGGGGATGTGCGACCAGATGCTGCCCGACGGCGGAGCCTGCACCGAATAGCTGCGAGAAGACTCCGACCGGGAGACCGGCTTCTGCAACAGCCCGAGTCACGGCCTGCCCCACCAGCCCTGCAGTGCCGGGGTGGGCGTTGTGCGCCTTGACGATCACTGGACATCCCGCAGCCAGGGCCGAGGCGGTGTCGCCACCGGCGGTTGAGAACGCCAGCGGGAAGTTGCTTGCCCCGAATACTGCGACCGGCCCGAGGGGGATTTGCCGCTGGCGAAGGTCAGGAGCTGGTGCCGGAGACCTCTCTGGCTGTGCATTGTTGATGCGGACTTCCTGGTGCGCGCCGATGCGCAGTTCACGCGCGAAGAGCCGCAGCTGTCCCGTGGTCCGGCCAAGTTCTCCAGCAAGGCGCCCTTGTGGCAGGCCGGATTCCAGCCCGGCCCGGTCAACGATGCGCTCCTTGTCCTGCTCGATATGGTGGGCGATGAGTTCAAGGAACGCAGCGCGTTGCTCGGGCGAAGTACTGCGATAAGTGTCGAAGGCCTGCCATGCGGCCTCCGCCGCTTGGACCACGGCGGTTTCGTCAACAAATGTGAATGTGGGTTCCAGGCTTTCGCCGGTGGCCGGGTTGACTCCCCGGACCTGCCCTGCGCTGCCGGTGACGGGATGTCCCGCAATGATTGAACTAGCGACCAACGTCATGGTTCTCCTCTTGTCATCCTTGTAGTATTCGAGTGCTGCGGGTTATGCCAGGCAGCTGTCAGGCTCCCAGCCAGCCGCCGTCGACATTCAGCAGCTGTCCGGTGATGTAGCTGGAGGCGTCGGAGAGCAGGAACACTGCCATGCCGCCCAGATCCGCAGGGTCGCCGAGGCGACGCATGGGAATCCTGCCCATGATCCGTGCGTGCTGTTCCGGCTGGGCCAGCAAGTCTTCGGTGAGTTTGGTGCGGAAGTAGCCCGGACCGATGACGTTGGCCCGGATGCCATCAGCTGCCCATTCGGCCGACAACGAGCGGGCGACACCGACAATCCCTGTCTTGGTTGCGACGTAAGGTGCGATACGCGGCAACCCGATGCTGCTGTTCAGGGAGCCGATAAATACGTGCGAACCTCCCCGTTTCTCTTGTTTCTGCAACCGGGCAATGGCGGCGCTCAGGAAGAACGGGGCCTGCAGATTCATGGTCTGGACAAAGGTCCAGTCCTCCGGGGTGATGTCCACGGCATCCTTGCGCAGCTGCACGCCTGCTGCATGGATAACCCCGTCAATCGGCCCGTTCTCCGCCGCAGCGCGGACCAACTCATCAATTCCCGCCACGTCTGACAGGTCGGCGGGCAGGATGGCGCATTCCCCGCCACGTTCCGCTGCAAGTTCGGCGGTGCGGGCGAGTTCGTCGGCGGAACGGGAGACGGCGGTTACCCGCCCGCCGCAGGCTGCCACGGACAAGGCCATTCCCTGACCGAGGCCGCGACCGGCACCGGTGACCAGGATGTGCTTTCCCGCCAGGCTAAAGCTGCCGGGCAGGCAGGCCAGCGTGTCGGTTGTCTGCTGTTCTTCACTTGCCGTGTTCATGAGTTCTCTTTCTTGGTTGTCGTGAGGTGTTCGCTGGCGGCAAGGACGCGTTCCAGGTGCGCACGGGCCATGGTTGCTGCCTTGTTTCCGTCGCGCGCGAAGATTGCCTCGGCGATGGCTGTGTGTTCCTTCATGGTGGCGTCCTGCTCTGCCACATAGCCCAGGCTGGATTTGTAGGTTTTTCGCAGGTAACCGTTGATTGGTTCGATGCTGTGCACGAAAAAGGGGTTGCTGGATGCGACAGCAATGGCCCGGTGGAATGCCAGGTCCCACTCGAGAGCCATCTGCTGGTCGGCACCGGCCGAGTTGTAGCCAGAAAGGGTCTCCCGGATTCGGGCCTCGTCTTCATCGGTGTGGTTGTTTGCCGCAAGCTCGGTCATTCCGACTTCCAAGACAAGGCGCATCTCCATGAGCTGCCTAAAGGTTCCATCGGTCAGCTCGAGCATGAGTTCGTACTGGCGGGAGATCCCCGATCCGTCGAATGCGGCAACCACCATGCCTCGGCCAGGGCGGATGTCCACCAGTCCGCGTTCATCCAGGATCCGGCCTGCCTCGCGAATCACCGACCGGCTGACGTCATATTGTTCGACGAGCTCCGGCTCCGTTTCCAGGCGGTCGCCGGGCTTCAAGCCGCGCCTGATCACATCCGCGGTGATTCGATCTGCGACCTGCTCGGAAAGCCTGTTCCGCTTCGGCCTTGGGTTTGGAAACATCCCTGACATTGCCTTGTTTTCACTGTGCATGGTTCCAGTTTCCTTGGTCTTAGGCAATTCGGCACCGCAATTGCTCGCCACTAAGTGCGCGCCCTGCTTCCTCGCTGGCCAGTCGCTGCAGGTTTGCCAAGGAATCGTCATCGTAGAAGGCTGCGTGCGGCGTCAATATGACCTGGGGGAAGTTTCGCAGGGGCGAATCCGCCGGCAACGGTTCGGGGTCGGTGACATCCAGCGCGACGCCGGCCAGGCGCCCGTCCTGTACGGCTTCGGCAAGGGCGTCCAGATCCACGAGAGGTCCTCTGGCCGTGTTCACTATGACGCTTCCCGGTTGCATCCGTCCAAGGAATTCACGCCCGATGAGGTGATGGTTTTCCGGGGTGCTCGGGGCGTGCAGCGATACGGCGTGGGCCTGTTCCGAGAGCTCTTCGAGACTGACGGATTTCACGTTCAATTGTTCAAAGATTTCAGGGCTACAGAATGGATCGAACGCGACAAAGCTGAACCCGAAGGGTTCCAAGCGACGGTGCACGGCCTGGGCGATGCGACCCAGCCCGACCAACCCGATGGTGGTTGACCTGAAGCCCCGCAGCGGCCCCACCTCGGCGGGCTTGGCCCAGCCGTTGGTCTTGATCAGCGAATCGTATACGGGCAGTCGCCGAAGAACCGCGAGCAGGCTTGAAGCAGCGTGGTCAGCAACGGTTTCAACTCCATAGTCCGGCACGTTGGCCACCGCAACTCCAAATTCCTTCGCGGCATCGATGTCCACGTTGTCGTATCCGATGCCATAGCGGATCACCGTCGCACCGGGCTTGAAGCGGGACAGGACTTCGCGGCTCATGGGTGCAAAGTTCACGAAAGCGACATCCGCATTGCGGATGGACTTGATGGTTTCTTCCGTCTCGACGCAGGAGAAGCATTCGAATTCCGCACCATGCTTGACCGCAATCGCCTTCTCGAATTCCACATCACGGAACGCATGGTCCGTTACAACTACTCGCTGACTCATTGATTGTTATCCCATCCGGCGGTCTCTGCGGACCGCGTTCGTTGGCTGTTCGGAGAAATGTTTCGAAGATCACTTGTTCAGATCATATGATGATTATATGTTAGTCCGTGACTGGTATCACAAGCCCTGAAGAAATTTCTCTTGCAAAGGTTTCAAGTGACACCTGCAACTCGCAGCCATGAGGCTCGGGTGAAGTAGATAAATTGCAAACATACTTAAGGCGGCACACAGCATGGCATCGACTCCCACCATCGCTCATTTGTCCACGCAGAAGCTTCTCTCGGCCATGGCCCTGGGCATGGGTTTGAGTATTTCCCTCACCGCCTGCGGTGGACAGGCACCGGCCTCCACCGCAGCCACGAACTCCGGCCTGAAGGTTGGAATTTTCGTGGACAACGCCTTTGGCGATGGAGACTTCTTCGACCAGGCCGGCATCGCGGTTGAACCGCTCGAATCCGATCTCGGTGCCACCGTGAAGACCTACGAAGGCCAGCTCCAGGCCCAGAATTTTGCGCCGTTGTTGCAGGATGCCGCGGACGCGAACGACCTGGTCTTTGTTCTGGGCTTTGAAGCCATCGACGCCATGACTGAAGTAGCCGACCGAAACAAGGACACCACGTTCGTGTTCGTCGACGGCAAGGTAGACAGCCCCGAGGCGCTTTCCGCCGAGTTCCGCACGGCCGAGGGCTGCTTCATGGCCGGTGCATTGGCGGCGGCTGTCGGCGAAGACGCCTCTGCGGTGTCGACCGGCTTCATCGGCGGCGTCAATGCCCCCGTGGTGAAGAACTGCGAGGGCGGATTCACCGCCGGCGTATCTAACGTCGCACCGGACATGAAGGTGCTCGCACAATACGTGGGTTCCTTCACCGATCCCAGCAAGGGCCGCGAGGTGGCACTTGGACTGGAAACCCGCGGGGCACGGAGCGTCTTTGCCTATGCCGGCCTTTCCGGCGCCGGCGCATTCGACGCGGCCAAATCCGGTAGCAGCATTGCCCCCGTCGGCATCGTGGCCGACAAGAGCGCACTGGCTCCCGGCAAGGTCCCGGGCAGCCTGATCATGCGCGTGGACAAGGTCATCACCTCCATGGCCAAGGACTTCAGCGACGGCAAATTGAAGCACGGCGAGCAGCGCAGCTACGGTTTCGCCGAAGACGGCTGGGAAATGCTCTACGACGACAAGCTGGTCCCGGCCGAGCGCGTCAAGGAGCTCGAGGCACTCCAGGCCAAGCTGGTCAGCGGCGCGGTGAGCCCCGATGCCAAGTAACGACGCGCACCCCACGCGCCCCGTTCTTGAACTGCGGCAGATCACCAAGACTTTCGGGCCGGTCGTGGCCAACAAGGACGTGGATTTCGATCTCGCAGCGGGTGAAATCCATGCCCTCGTGGGCGAGAACGGCGCTGGCAAGACCACCCTGATGCGCATCCTGTACGGCATGTACCAGCCCGATGGCGGCAGCATTTCCATGGACGGACAGCCCGTCGGATTCAAGAAGCCCATGGATGCGATCAACCACGGCATCGGCATGGTGCACCAGCACTTCATGCTCGTGCCCGGGTTCACCGTGGCGGAAAACGTCACCCTCGGCGCCGAGCCCCGGCACAACGGGCTCTTCGACCACGCGGCCGCCAACGAATCCCTGCTCGAACCCATGAAGCGCCTGGGAATCAGCCTTGACCCCGAGACCATCACAGGGACGCTGAACGTGGCCACCCAGCAGAAACTTGAAATCATCAAGGTTCTCTACCGGGGCGCAAGGATCATCATCCTTGATGAACCCACCGCGGTCCTGACCCCGCAGGAAACCGAAGAACTCTTCATCCTGCTCAAGACGCTTGCGAAGGACGGCGCTTCCGTCATCTTCATTTCGCACAAACTCCGCGAGGTTTTCGCGGTGGCCGACAGGATCACTGTGCTGCGCAACGGGCAGACGATCCAGACGTTCACCGCCGCGCAGACCGATGCCGCCAGCGTCGTGGCCGCCATGACCGGGCGTACCGACGTCAACCTCGGCAGGGTGCAGCGGACGCAGCCCGGGGACGGAACGGTCCTCGAAGTCACAGGCCTCAACACCGACAAATTCGGATCGGATGCGGCCCTGAAATCCGTGTCCTTCAGCGTCCGGCCGGGCGAAGTCCTGGGCATCGCGGGCGTGGAAGGCAACGGACAGAGCACCCTCGCCGAGGCGCTGGTCGGCATCCAGGGCCTCACCGGCGGGACCATCCTGCTTCGGAACGATGAGCTGGAGGGACTCAACGTCGCCGACCGCCGCTCCAAGGGACTTTCCTACGTTGCCGAAGACCGACACCTGGAAGGCATTCCGCTCAACGGATCGGTGCTTGAGGGAATCAGCGCCGGCCTGCTGCGGCGTGACAATTCCCCGGCGGGGCTGGGGATCGCATTTTCCCGCGGCGTGCGCCAATGGGCCGTGGACATGATCGGCAAATACGGCATCAAGACCTCCGGGCCCGATGCCAAATGCAGCACGCTCTCCGGCGGCAACCAGCAAAAGATCGTGATGGCCCGCGAACTCGAAGACAACCCGCACTGCATCATCCTCGCCCAGCCAACCCGCGGCGTGGATCTCGGCGCGATCGAGTTCCTCTACAACCAGGTGGCCGAGGCCACCGCCGCCGGCTGCGCGGTGGTCCTCATCTCCGCGGACATGGACGAGATCCTGAGGCTCTCCGACCGCGTGCTGGTGATGTATGGAGGCGAAGTGGTCGCCGAGCAGCAAACCGTCGCGACCAGCCGGGAGGCACTGGGAATGTACATGATGGGCGCGCAGACAATGGAAGTGGCACGATGAGCCTGACAACACCGCTAAAGAACCCCCCACAGTCCACGGGCCGCGGGAAACGTTCAACCGCACCGACCGGCCTTTCCCTGGCAAGGCGCTTGGGTCCCGGGGTCTTCACCTTGGCCGTGGGCCTGCTGCTCGCCGTCCTGTTGATCCAGGCCCAGGGCTTCCAACCGCTGCCGACGATCCTCGCCGGCCTTGACTATGCAGTCGGCGATGCCAAGAGCATCGCCCGGACCCTCGCCTGGGGCCTACCGTTGTTCGTCGCCACCATGGGCGTTGCCCTGGCCTACCGTTCGGGCATGTTCAACATCGGGGCCGAAGGCCAGATCTACGCCGGCGCCATGGCCGCTGCCCTGACCGGCGCCTACATCGGACCCATGTTCACCGGGCTGCACCTGTTTCTGTGCCTGGCCGTCTCGGCCCTGACCGGCGCGGCCGTCGCCGCAGGCCTGGGCTGGCTGCGCGCGGTCTGGAACGTCGACGAAGTGCTCTCCACATTGCTGTCGAACTACATCATCATGCTCTTCTGCGCCTACCTGGCCACGGCCCCGCTGCGGGATCCCGCACGCCAAAGCGGAACCACCAAGGCAGTGCACGAAACGGCGATGTTCGCCGAATTAGTGCCGCAGACCCAACTGACCTCCGCACTATTCGTTGTCATCATCCTGTGTGCCGCCACCTGGTGGCTCAGCGAACGCTCCGTCACCGGCTACCGGTGGCGGATGACCGGGGAAAGCCCGGCCTTCGCGGCAGCCGTTGGCATCAACGTCCGACGCTCCCGCATCGGGTCAATGGCCACCAGTGGCGCGCTGTGCGGGATCGCCGGGGCACTGCTGGTCACCGCATCCCAGGGCCGTTTCTGGACCGAGATCGGCACCGGCATCGGCTGGGACGCCGTGCTGCTGGCGATGATCGCCAGGGCCAGGCCGCTCTCCGCCGTCGTCTGGGTTCTCGTCTACAGCGTCATGCGCTCGGCGGCCCGGGGCATCGAACAGGTCTCCACCGTCCCGTCGGAACTGTCCCTCATCCTCATCTCCGGGATCATCATCGCGGCAACCGCGCGGGCAGGCCTGTTCTCCCGCCTCGCCGGGCTGAACAAACTCCTCATTCGTTCGGAAGGTAAGTAACCGATGGAACTGCTCGATTCCTTTCTAGGATCCGGGGTGCGTCTGACAACACCCATCCTCCTCGCCGCACTCGCATGCCTACCCACGCAATGGACCAAGGATCTCAACGTCGGGCTGGAAGGCGGCATGCTCTTCGGGGCCTTCGGAGGCGTGGTTTTCGGCCTGACCTTCGGCTCGGGTTTCGCAGCCGTCACGCTGACCATTGCCGCCGGTGTGCTCAGCGGCCTGATCTTCGGTTGGCTGATCACCCGGCTGAATGTCAACGTGTTCATCGCCGGAATCGTGCTGAACATCTTTGCCGGCGCCGCGACCGTCTACCTGCTGCGATCGCTGTTCGGCGTGAAAGGCACCCTCAGCGCCCCGGGCATCCCCTCACTGCCCACCTACCGGATTCCGTTCATCGACGGGATCCCGGTGCTGGGCCCCATCCTGTCCGGCCATACCGTGCTCACCTACCTGAGCTGGGCCATCGTCGCCGTGGCCATCTTCGCGGTCAAGAACACGGTGCTGGTGCGCCACCTCAAGGCAGCCGGTGAACACCCCGCCGCACTGGCCGCGGCCGGCGGAAACGTGCAGCGCATGAGGATCCTGGCGCAGGTCTGGTGCTTCGCGTTGTGCGCCATCGCCGGCGCCCAGCTGAGCATCGGCCAACTGACCCTATTCACCGAGGGAATGACCAACGGCCTGGGCTTCGTCGCACTGGCGGCAGTGATCTTCTGCCGCGGACGCGTGTTGCTTCTGACCCTCATGAGCGTGGTCTTCGGCCTGGCATCTGCCGTCGCCATCCAGGTCAACGACTCGGTCATGCCACCCCAAATCGCACAGATGCTCCCGTACCTCATCGCGTTCGTGGGCCTGATCGTACTGGCCAGAACAACCAAGGACGGCGGAGTCAGAATCGCCACCCCGAACATGGAGTCCTAGAACATGCACGTAGAAGAACTAAACCCGGTCGACCTCGAACTCTTCGACAGCGTCAGGGATTTGCTGCTGGCCCGCCACGATCCTGAAAAACATGTCGTCGCCGCGGGCGTGAGAACCCTCTCGGGCGAGATCTACCTTGGCCTGCACCTGGGCTCGCGTCGCGTGAACGTCTGCGCCGAGTCCTCCGCCATCGCCAACGCGGAAATGGCCGGGGACCACCAAATCGCCACCATGGTGGCGCTCTGCCTGGACGACGACGGACGGGCCATCGTCACGAACCCGTGCGGTGTCTGCCGCGAGCTCATGGGCACATACTGCCTAGACTCCCACGTGATCATCGACTACAACGGCCTCGTCCGCAAGATCCCGGCCCCGGCACTCATGCCCCAGCGATGGCTCTTCCCGCACGAAAACGACTGGACCGTTGAAGACCCGACAGCCACAAAGGAAGCGAACTAATGCAAAAGCCAACCATCACCGATATCTGCCTCATCACCCGCGACCTGGATAATTCCATCGAGTTCTACACCGAGAAGCTCGGCTTCACGCTGAAACACAGAATGCCGGGATTCGCGGACTTCGCCGGCCCCGGGGTCATTCTGGCCCTCTGGGACGCGGAACATATCCAGAAAACCACCGGTGTCAGGTCGCAACGCGAAGAACCACAGGGCCACAACGTCATGCTCGCCGTAAAGCTCGACAGCCCGGAAGACATCGATCGCATGCACGAGGAACTCGTGGCCAGATCCGTGGAGTTCTATGACGCGCCGGCAGACTACCCGTGGAACGCACGCTGCCTCTACCTTGCAGGCCCCTGCGGCGAACTGTGGGAATTCTTTGCCTGGTACGACGGCGGCGAACCCGGCGCCGTCGATCTGTCATCCAACCAAGAACCAGTATCACTCTAATGAACGAGGAAGCAATGGAATTTTCAGTAACCGATCTGCTGCCGCTGGACGCAGAACAGGCATTGTTGGTTGGCCGCGTCTTCGACCCGGAAGTCGGCGGCCCCTGCGTCGTCGTCGTCATTGGCGACCAGGCCGTGGACATCTCCGCGGTGGAGCCCACGGTTTCCACCCTGTTGGAGCGCGAGGACCTGCTGTCGGCCGTTCAGCAGGATCTTGGCGGCCGCCGCTGGGAACTGCAAGATCTCCTGGCCGCCACCGCAGCCGGAGACACCGATAGGGCGCATCTGCTCTCCCCCATCGACATGCAGGTGATCAAGGCTGCAGGCGTCACGTTCGTCGAGAGCATGCTTGAACGAGTGATCGAGGAACGCGCCCAGGGCGATTCCTCCAAGGCCTTGGCCATCCGCGAGCGTCTTTCCACGGCCATCGGCGGAGCCATCTCCACGGTGCGCCCGGGCTCGCCCGAGGCCGCACAGGTCAAGGAAATCCTGCAGGCCGAAGGGCTCTGGTCGCAGTACCTCGAGGTCGGCATCGGACCCGACCCCGAGATCTTCAGCAAGGCCCCCGTATTGTCCTCAGTGGGCACCGCCACCGACATCGGCGTGCTCTCGCGTTCCACCTGGAACAATCCCGAACCCGAAGTGGTCCTTGCCGT encodes:
- a CDS encoding ABC transporter ATP-binding protein; its protein translation is MPSNDAHPTRPVLELRQITKTFGPVVANKDVDFDLAAGEIHALVGENGAGKTTLMRILYGMYQPDGGSISMDGQPVGFKKPMDAINHGIGMVHQHFMLVPGFTVAENVTLGAEPRHNGLFDHAAANESLLEPMKRLGISLDPETITGTLNVATQQKLEIIKVLYRGARIIILDEPTAVLTPQETEELFILLKTLAKDGASVIFISHKLREVFAVADRITVLRNGQTIQTFTAAQTDAASVVAAMTGRTDVNLGRVQRTQPGDGTVLEVTGLNTDKFGSDAALKSVSFSVRPGEVLGIAGVEGNGQSTLAEALVGIQGLTGGTILLRNDELEGLNVADRRSKGLSYVAEDRHLEGIPLNGSVLEGISAGLLRRDNSPAGLGIAFSRGVRQWAVDMIGKYGIKTSGPDAKCSTLSGGNQQKIVMARELEDNPHCIILAQPTRGVDLGAIEFLYNQVAEATAAGCAVVLISADMDEILRLSDRVLVMYGGEVVAEQQTVATSREALGMYMMGAQTMEVAR
- a CDS encoding DUF4913 domain-containing protein, giving the protein MYRNCEHWLRKLALPHYLRKLDDARKWAPNWFDYPEAVTLVQALWLMWEQMRLDGPQAILVFYRGYFYPMMDRLTGPEGPFHAFGATTNPQLPEPWATTAAPAGNFPRRRTSLANWSYRTPRSGMGKVPGDAVPRMPLRGGEGTVASAHDGFSEVA
- a CDS encoding BMP family lipoprotein; its protein translation is MASTPTIAHLSTQKLLSAMALGMGLSISLTACGGQAPASTAATNSGLKVGIFVDNAFGDGDFFDQAGIAVEPLESDLGATVKTYEGQLQAQNFAPLLQDAADANDLVFVLGFEAIDAMTEVADRNKDTTFVFVDGKVDSPEALSAEFRTAEGCFMAGALAAAVGEDASAVSTGFIGGVNAPVVKNCEGGFTAGVSNVAPDMKVLAQYVGSFTDPSKGREVALGLETRGARSVFAYAGLSGAGAFDAAKSGSSIAPVGIVADKSALAPGKVPGSLIMRVDKVITSMAKDFSDGKLKHGEQRSYGFAEDGWEMLYDDKLVPAERVKELEALQAKLVSGAVSPDAK
- a CDS encoding ABC transporter permease, whose protein sequence is MSLTTPLKNPPQSTGRGKRSTAPTGLSLARRLGPGVFTLAVGLLLAVLLIQAQGFQPLPTILAGLDYAVGDAKSIARTLAWGLPLFVATMGVALAYRSGMFNIGAEGQIYAGAMAAALTGAYIGPMFTGLHLFLCLAVSALTGAAVAAGLGWLRAVWNVDEVLSTLLSNYIIMLFCAYLATAPLRDPARQSGTTKAVHETAMFAELVPQTQLTSALFVVIILCAATWWLSERSVTGYRWRMTGESPAFAAAVGINVRRSRIGSMATSGALCGIAGALLVTASQGRFWTEIGTGIGWDAVLLAMIARARPLSAVVWVLVYSVMRSAARGIEQVSTVPSELSLILISGIIIAATARAGLFSRLAGLNKLLIRSEGK
- a CDS encoding SDR family NAD(P)-dependent oxidoreductase, with the translated sequence MNTASEEQQTTDTLACLPGSFSLAGKHILVTGAGRGLGQGMALSVAACGGRVTAVSRSADELARTAELAAERGGECAILPADLSDVAGIDELVRAAAENGPIDGVIHAAGVQLRKDAVDITPEDWTFVQTMNLQAPFFLSAAIARLQKQEKRGGSHVFIGSLNSSIGLPRIAPYVATKTGIVGVARSLSAEWAADGIRANVIGPGYFRTKLTEDLLAQPEQHARIMGRIPMRRLGDPADLGGMAVFLLSDASSYITGQLLNVDGGWLGA
- a CDS encoding C-terminal binding protein — protein: MSQRVVVTDHAFRDVEFEKAIAVKHGAEFECFSCVETEETIKSIRNADVAFVNFAPMSREVLSRFKPGATVIRYGIGYDNVDIDAAKEFGVAVANVPDYGVETVADHAASSLLAVLRRLPVYDSLIKTNGWAKPAEVGPLRGFRSTTIGLVGLGRIAQAVHRRLEPFGFSFVAFDPFCSPEIFEQLNVKSVSLEELSEQAHAVSLHAPSTPENHHLIGREFLGRMQPGSVIVNTARGPLVDLDALAEAVQDGRLAGVALDVTDPEPLPADSPLRNFPQVILTPHAAFYDDDSLANLQRLASEEAGRALSGEQLRCRIA
- a CDS encoding FadR/GntR family transcriptional regulator, producing the protein MFPNPRPKRNRLSEQVADRITADVIRRGLKPGDRLETEPELVEQYDVSRSVIREAGRILDERGLVDIRPGRGMVVAAFDGSGISRQYELMLELTDGTFRQLMEMRLVLEVGMTELAANNHTDEDEARIRETLSGYNSAGADQQMALEWDLAFHRAIAVASSNPFFVHSIEPINGYLRKTYKSSLGYVAEQDATMKEHTAIAEAIFARDGNKAATMARAHLERVLAASEHLTTTKKENS
- a CDS encoding aldehyde dehydrogenase (NADP(+)), which codes for MTLVASSIIAGHPVTGSAGQVRGVNPATGESLEPTFTFVDETAVVQAAEAAWQAFDTYRSTSPEQRAAFLELIAHHIEQDKERIVDRAGLESGLPQGRLAGELGRTTGQLRLFARELRIGAHQEVRINNAQPERSPAPAPDLRQRQIPLGPVAVFGASNFPLAFSTAGGDTASALAAGCPVIVKAHNAHPGTAGLVGQAVTRAVAEAGLPVGVFSQLFGAGSAVGQHLVAHPRIKAVGFTGSRGAGVALMKTAAARPEPIPVYAEMSSINPVVIFPSALGSATQDLAAGFVASLTMGSGQFCTNPGLVFVPANDDGFVAAAGRALAAADGQTMLTAGICDSYRQGVHRLVKTEGVTAVSEGQEIVGRNAPAPTLFLSDTQVFRSTPDLQEEIFGSAALIVQYQDEEDLASALESLQGQLTATVHAGEQDCSGAGTILPVLERKVGRILFNGWPTGVEVNDSMVHGGPFPATSDSRTTSVGSLAIYRFQRPVSYQNIPADLLPEALQDANPWGLPRRVDGVLQD